CCAGTACCGCCGTGACCACGTTCGGCACGTGGATGTCGTGCTCCGTGCGCTCGACGTACGACGGGTGCGGGTAGTTGCTGGCCGGAGCCTCCGGATCGCCGAAGTGCGGCATGTCGAGCGTCCCGTAGACCAGCGCCGCCCCGGTGATGGCCACGATGAGGAGGGGCAGCGCGGGCCGCCGAGCCGGGGTCTTCGCCTTGCGCGTGGTCAGCGCGAGCGTGGCCAGTGCGAGGATGGTCGAGATCCCGGCGCCCACCGAGGCCTCCGTGAAGGCGACGTCGGGGGCGTCGAGCAGGAGCATCCAGGAGGCGCCGAGGAAGCTGTAGATCCCCATCAGCATCACGGCGGCGAACAGGCCGCGCATGCGCACGACGGCGACCGCCGTCGCGCACAGAAGCGTGAGGAGGAGCGCCGTGACGATCTGGACCTCGATGGCTACGAACTCGATGTGGCCTCCTCCGTCTCATCGACGTGCGGCCGGAGCCCGGTCTCGAGCGCCGCGTTGGCGAGGGCGTGGGTGGCCGTGGGGCTCGTGGTCCAGAGCAGGACGAGGATCGCGAGGAGCTTCACCGCCACGATCCAGTGGGGCGAGAGGAACATGAGCCCGGTCAGAATCAACCCCGCCCCGAGCGTGTCCGTGATCCCCGCCCCGTGGATGCGGCAGAAGAAGTCGGGCAGGCGGACGATGCCGATCCCGCCGATGACCGCGAAGATCGCGCCGGCGATCACGAGTACCGAACTCACGATCTCGAGCGCCATCACGTTCTCTCGCGGTCCGGGTCGGCGAAGTTCCCGTACTTGGAGAACCTCAGGACGGCGATGACGCCGATGAAGTTGATGAGGGCGTACACGAGTCCGAGGTCGAGGAAGTCGGGCCGGTCCGTCACGAACCCGATCACGGCGATCAGGAGGACCGTCTTCGTGCCGAACATGTTCAGCGCGAGGATCCGGTCGAAGACGGTCGGCCCCTTCCCCGCCCGCACGAGCGCGAGCGCCATCGTGACAATGATCGCGGCGACGACGGCGGCGAGGATCATCCGCGCCCCTCGACGCGGGCGACCCGCCGGTCCATCTCGCCCGAGAGGACGCCCTCGGCCGCCTCCTCCGTGAGGGCGTGGACCGTGATATGGTCGCCCTCCGTGTCGATCGTCACCGTACCGGGCGTGAGCGTGATGGAGTTGGCGTAGATGACGCGGCCGACATCCGTGCGCTGCCCCGCCCGCACGCGGATCACGCGGGGACGGATCGGCAGGCCCGGCCTCAGGATGCGCCGGGCGACATCGACGTTCGCCTTCACGATCTCGACGACGAGCCACGGCAGGTAGCGGACGAGCCCCGCCGGGAGCTGGATCGGCATCCCCTCGTCATCGACGATCCGCATGCGGAGGGAGATGAATACGACGAACGCCACCGAGGCCGCGCCGAGGCCCAGGAGCAGCGGTTTGTCGAAGTACCCCGACAACAGGAGCCAGACGGCCGCCAGGATGGCGACGAGACCGGCGGTGTACGTCACAGGTTCGGCGTGGCGGGTCGAGCGGCTAGCGGCATGTCGGCGCCCGGACGTTGAGTGAGAGTTATCGGCCCGTGTGAACGATCGACCACAGAATGGCGAACCGATCGCGCGGGCGCGAGGGGCTCCCGCACGATCCGTCGCGGCGGTCGACGGACGGTCAGCCTACCACTGCGATTGCGCTCCGTCGACGATCTGCTGGACGAGGTTCTCGAGCGCGACGATCAGGGCCTGGTCTTCGGTTTCCGCTCCGGGTTCGTACTCCCCGGTCCCGGTCAGGCTCTGATTCCCCCAGATGATGAGGTTCTCGGCCACATCCAGGATCTCCACGGAGACGCTGACGGTCACGCGGCGCTGGAAGACGTCCGCGCCGACTCCCCCGACGGCGTCGAAGTTGACCGCCTCATCTGCGTAGCGCCGGATCTGCGCCGTGATGACCGCGTCGGCTTCCTCCTCGGACGCGAGCCGCAGCCCCAGCCGCTGGCGCGCCGCCGTGAGGAGTTCGTCCATCAACGACTCCGCGATGCCGAACTGCGTGCTCTCGTTTTCGATCGGGGCGACCCACACGGTGCGCATGTGGCTGGGCAGCCCGCCGCCGCCGGAGAAGCCGTAGCACCCCGCCAGCACGGCGAGCATCGCGATCGCGGCCATCGCTCCGGTCCGGAATCGGCAGAACATAGTGCTCCTCATCGTATGGCTGTGATTGAACCGTCGCGCTCACCAGCTCCCAAAGTACCCCGCTCGAGTCCACGATGTCCCGATACCGGGCTTCCCGGGGCCAGCGGCGGTCGCTCCCCCACTCTAGTTCGATCCAGCGCTCGCGGCGGCCGCCCCGTCGCTCCTCAAGGCGGGTGAGCCGCCCCTCGCCAAGATAGTAGCTTCGCGTCGCGCCTCCTTCGACCGCGAACTCGAGAACGCGGGAGCCGGAGATCTCGTACCCGCCCGCGGGAGGCGGGTCACCGGGCCGAAACACGCCCGCCATGGCGTACAGAAAGACGGTCGGGGGCAGCTCGACGCCCTCGAGGTCGCCCGACGTGGCCAGAACCCCGTCGACGAGCGTGGC
This portion of the Candidatus Palauibacter australiensis genome encodes:
- the lptE gene encoding LPS assembly lipoprotein LptE; its protein translation is MAAIAMLAVLAGCYGFSGGGGLPSHMRTVWVAPIENESTQFGIAESLMDELLTAARQRLGLRLASEEEADAVITAQIRRYADEAVNFDAVGGVGADVFQRRVTVSVSVEILDVAENLIIWGNQSLTGTGEYEPGAETEDQALIVALENLVQQIVDGAQSQW
- a CDS encoding monovalent cation/H+ antiporter complex subunit F, with product MILAAVVAAIIVTMALALVRAGKGPTVFDRILALNMFGTKTVLLIAVIGFVTDRPDFLDLGLVYALINFIGVIAVLRFSKYGNFADPDRERT
- a CDS encoding Na+/H+ antiporter subunit E, whose amino-acid sequence is MTYTAGLVAILAAVWLLLSGYFDKPLLLGLGAASVAFVVFISLRMRIVDDEGMPIQLPAGLVRYLPWLVVEIVKANVDVARRILRPGLPIRPRVIRVRAGQRTDVGRVIYANSITLTPGTVTIDTEGDHITVHALTEEAAEGVLSGEMDRRVARVEGRG
- the mnhG gene encoding monovalent cation/H(+) antiporter subunit G — protein: MALEIVSSVLVIAGAIFAVIGGIGIVRLPDFFCRIHGAGITDTLGAGLILTGLMFLSPHWIVAVKLLAILVLLWTTSPTATHALANAALETGLRPHVDETEEATSSS
- a CDS encoding DUF4040 domain-containing protein, with the translated sequence MRGLFAAVMLMGIYSFLGASWMLLLDAPDVAFTEASVGAGISTILALATLALTTRKAKTPARRPALPLLIVAITGAALVYGTLDMPHFGDPEAPASNYPHPSYVERTEHDIHVPNVVTAVLASYRGYDTLGETVVIFTAGIAVLVLLRGSRKRRPTGGGGGDAG